A window of the Equus asinus isolate D_3611 breed Donkey chromosome 20, EquAss-T2T_v2, whole genome shotgun sequence genome harbors these coding sequences:
- the LOC106836009 gene encoding olfactory receptor 8B12-like has translation MAAENSSVTEFILAGLTDQPGLQIPLFFLFLGFYLVTVVGNLGLIMLIGLNSRLHTPMYFFLFNLSLIDFCYSTTITPKMLKSFVSKHNIILHAECMTQLFFFCFFVISESFVLSAMAYDRYVAICRPLVYTVTMSPEVCLLLLLGVYVMGFSGALAHTGSIASLTFCANNIVNHFMCDILPLLELSCNSTYVHELVVFVVVAVDIGMPIITIFISYGLILCSILHIHSAEGKSKAFSTCSSHIIVVCLFFGSGAFMYLKPPSILPLGQGKVSSLFYTIVVPMLNPLIYSLRNKDVKIALRKALGIKIFL, from the coding sequence ATGGCAGCTGAGAACTCTTCAGTGACAGAGTTTATCCTCGCAGGTTTAACAGACCAGCCAGGACTCCAGAtacctctcttcttcctgtttctaggtttctatctggTCACTGTGGTGGGGAACCTGGGCCTGATAATGCTGATTGGGTTGAACTCTCGCctgcacacccccatgtacttttttctcttcaACCTCTCCTTGATAGATTTCTGTTActccaccaccatcacccccaaaatGCTGAAGAGTTTTGTCTCAAAGCATAACATTATCTTGCATGCAGAGTGCATGACTCaactctttttcttctgcttttttgttaTCTCTGAGTCCTTCGTCCTGTCAGCGATGGCATATGACCGCTATGTTGCCATCTGTAGGCCATTGGTATACACAGTCACCATGTCTCCTGAGGTTTGTTTACTTCTCTTGTTGGGTGTGTATGTGATGGGGTTTTCAGGGGCATTGGCCCATACAGGAAGCATAGCAAGTTTGACCTTCTGTGCCAACAATATTGTTAATCATTTCATGTGTGACATCCTTCCTCTCCTTGAGCTTTCCTGCAACAGCACTTATGTGCATGAGCTGGTGGTCTTCGTAGTTGTCGCTGTTGACATTGGAATGCCCATTATCACCATCTTCATCTCTTATGGTCTAATCCTCTGCAGCATTCTCCACATCCACTCTGCTGAGGGCAAATCTAAAGCCTTCAGTACATGCAGCTCCCACATAATTGTGGTCTGTCTTTTCTTTGGTTCTGGGGCTTTCATGTATCTCAAACCACCTTCCATTTTGCCCCTTGGCCAAGGGAAAGTGTCCTCCTTGTTCTATACCATTGTGGTGCCTATGTTAAACCCGTTGATCTATAGTTTGAGGAACAAGGATGTTAAAATTGCTCTGAGGAAAGCCttgggaataaaaatatttttgtga